GACGGACTTCTCAAAGTGATTGCATCTTCACGTACACACATGGCAGGCAATGGTCAGTCAACTGCATTGGAAAATTAAAGTGAACtccacagatttttatttattgttttaactcAATATGTGTTGAGATTACTTGCAGATATGTGTATAAAAAGTTGTGCCACATCTTTCCATGATCTTAAAGGAAGCAAAGTCAAATAAACTGCCTCAAGTAATGTAACCAGACGTAGTGCAGACTGAGTCTAGTGGCTACAAGTTTGGAAATTAAAAGGCTCTGGTTATGTGGATTTAAAACTAGACCTCTGCAACTGCTGTGTTACAGGTTGATCACTGCAGAAGCACAGTGCATAGACAGTGATTCTACACAGTGAACATGAGCTCTGGGGAACAGACTGCAATGCAAACTGCTGGAATCAGGCTCAGCAAGGTCAAGAGTAATGCCAACATGAAGAGCACTAAAAAAGAATATCACAACCAGTGTTCATCTCCAATATTATGCAGGGAAGCtgttaaaatattaagatttatAAACAGGTTTTGCTATGTTTGTCAAAGCAACAGCgcttctggttctggatcatgAGGAATATATTCATTTCTACCAAGTTTGAGTTCAGTAATTGGGAGCTGTGGTCACACGCTGCAAAGATTTGTGGATGAATCTTTTAAATCAATCATTTTAATGAAGTGATTCTAGTGAACTGCTCACTACATCAGCTTTGCTTGAAGGACACATGAACAGCTGCTAGTAACACACCCAAATCTTTGACCAGATTTTGGTGGTTGAGTTCCCTTTGTTTCCAGATCTCCCCCAAAtcacctcagctggctccttttGACACAAAGGAGTTCCCTAATGGATATCAGAGCTTCTTACCCTACATCTAAGCCTGAGCCCACCCTACAAAGGAAAACCATTTCAGCCACTTGCATCTGATCTGCATTATCATTCTATCTGTCTCCACCCAGAGTTCATGGCCATTGTACAGGGTTGGAATGTAGACCGACTCCTAAACCAAGAGCTTTGCTGCCTTGGCTCAACTGCACCAATCAGTCTGTCCATCTCACATGCCATTTTGCATCACTTATGAATGAGATCCCAAGATACTCAAACTCATTTGTTTGTGCCATCGGCTCATCTCAACTCAAGGCACCAAGATTTGGTAAGAGGGAAAAACCCCTCTGCAGCACAAATCTAAATCAGTGGAGTTCTCCTTTAAGCATAATAGTAAATATCAGGGGAAACTTTCTGACATGTACTAAATTATTTTACGTAAAAGCCAGATCACCATGCAGCAATGGTCACATTATCCTGTGAtgagtgtgtttttacagcataAAACACGGGAGCTTCACAAAACCACGCTGGCTGTTGCACAGTTGTTGGCCGAAATGCCAATGCGACGGCGACATGTGAACATTTTGCGCAGCTCAGCACGGAAGCGGCCATGCAGCCAGGCGTAGAGGAAAGGGTTACAGCAGGATGAGCTCATCGCACACAGATGACACAGCAGCTGAATGAGCAGAAAGTACCGCTTGTCGATCAGATCAATGTCAATGTCACGCAGAACATTGAACACACTGATGGGCATCCAGCAGATGCcaaatgctgccaccaccaggcTCACCAGCCGGAAGGTCTTGCGTTTGCGCATGCGCTGGGCCTCGGCCTGGCTCTGGGTGTGGTGTCCAGGCACGACACAGTTCCGCAGTTTGACAGAGATGCACAGGTAGGAGATGCAGAGCGCTGACAGAGGCAGAACGTAGGTGATGAAGAGGGTGCTGTAGGCGTAAGCCAGCCGCTCCCTCTCCTGGCCCATCCAGAACTCCTCGCAGATGGTGAAGCCTTCCTTCTTGAACTCCACATGGTAGGTGTGAGCCACAGCCGGAGCCACCAGGCCACAGGACAGCAGCCAGATCCCAGACAGGAGGTAGGTGCACGCCAAGACTGAGATGCGCTTTTTCAGAGGGTGCACTGTGGCATAATATCTGCGAAGAACCACAGCAAAGCAGTTAGACGAGATGGATAGAAAATGGTGGAGTGAAGCAGAACAACATTCACCAGTAGTACACACAGACTGCCTAATGTAATCAGTGATGAAGTGGCAGTTTATATGTATATCATAATCAGCTAGATGAATATTAAATCCAGTTCAGCTCTTCCAATGCATCCAAGGgcaacaaataaagcaggatTTGTGCTACCAAGCAAGAAATGTATTATAGCCTAAAAAATATCATCCTTTCTGTGCTTCACCCAGACAGATTTACACTTAAACTCAAAGGACGGATTAGTGCACAATAACacttcagagcagcagaatACTGTGAGCAGCCACTAGAGAAACACTATTAATCACATACACCCTTTGAATCTTCATTTACAGTCTTGGAGCGCAGTAAGAAAAGCACCTCAACATTTATTCACCTTGAAACATCTCAAACATTACTTAAAGGGATGTCACATAGCACTGTTCAGCGCCTGTATTAGAGTGAGATTTTAGGGGGAAATGTGGCCCAATTTACTGAGACGTGCTCAGAATGCAATCACAGATATCTTCTGAGCTGGCCAAAGAATCCACTATATTCAGGTGTTGCTTCTGCAATCATATGCAATTTTCTTCAAGTGGCAGTGACGTTCATTGTGAGATATTCTGCGCAGCATAAATTCTATATTTAGGTGTAGTTTATAAATGGGTGACTAAAGGTGTTTGCATAAATGCCGCAATCTGAAAATCTTCCACTTCAGtgcttttttgcttttctgatCATTCATTATGGGATATGTCAGCAGGAAGTTAGATGCATGTAAATAAAGTTCTACAGAAATCCTGTACAAGTTTACTTACAGAGTTTATCGACAGTCCTCTGGCTCTCTGCTACTTACCTGTCCACACCGATGGCAGTGAGAGTGAAGACCGACACGTACACCGTCACCGGCTGGATGAGGTACACCAGGTAGCACATGAAGCGGCCAAAGACCCAGCCATGTGGGTTGAAGGCGTACGCCAGCGTGAAGGGGACACACGTGGCACACATCAGCATATCAGAGAAGGCCAGGTTTCCAATGAAGAAGTTGGTGACATTGTGCATCTTGCGAGTGCGGCAGATGACATAGAGGAGCAGATAGTTGCCAAAGACGCCCACCAGGGCCACCAGAGCGTAACAGGGAATGATGAGCAGCTTGAAAGACTGCAGCAGCTCCACGCCCACAAACTGGGAGCTGCGCTTGGAGGAGCCGTTCTGCAACGCCACCTCAAACACCTGACCGCTGTCATTCCCATTCACATCAGGCATCACATATGGGGGGGTGAGCTCTGCTGCCCAGCCGCTGCCTGTGTCCTCCATCCCAACAGGACGGCGTCAATCTGGAGAGGTGAAATTATCCCCATTACAAAGTGCAATGCACAGTGGAATATCACACACTGCCAAGACAACAATATGCTGATGAAGTAACAAACAGGGGAATTCGATTCATTCATTTCTGCAGACGCATGCGTGCAGTTTGTTAGAATTCAATTACACTGGTTggaatttttccttttattttaatCCTTTGTGACTTCAGATAAGCCAAACAGTTTCACGAGCCAGTTCTTCTGTCCAATTATGATTCTTCTATCTGCCATCAAGCGTTTTTCAGTCCTCAGGAGctctaaaaatgaaacacaatgtaCTAACAGTAACTGTCTTTTGCCAGAATACAGCACAATTATCTTGGCCAGCTGTCTGTAGACTCTGCCACAGAGACGTGTTTTTCTTCTAGTTTAAAGCCTTAAATGAATGGGGGTTATTAGTCTAGTGTAATTCTGATTTCAAGCAGGCTTAATATCTTCTACCTGCTTCTATCTGCTTTTCTCACCTCGAGCCAGGTGCgtttcagtcatttcagaaaAACTTAAAGACTGAATTTTATAATAAATGTTGCTGCATGACTCAGACCTGCTCTGCACTAACACTAACACACTGCACTAATTTATCCATACACTGTACATGTGCAGTGACAACACGTACAGCACAGGAGGTGTTGCTTCCAGCTGAATCAGTCCCATTCAGCTATATTTAACCCAACTGAGGAAATTCAGAGAACACATAATGATAACATAATTGCACGGCAGCATGAAACTACATTCAGAGCTGCTGGTGTGTTAAATATCCTCAGCAGTGACACTTTTGGCCCAAGCTTGTGTTTTGAGTGTCTGTACAGATCTGCTGAAGATACTGATTCAATTTAAAACCTGCTATGCAGTTTGCAGAACTTATGAATTGACTTGAAATATTGATCTCTGTGCCAAATGTGGATGAgataaaactgatgaaaaatgactttCTTATCACAGCAACTGCCAGAAAATATCAGTGGAGAGACAGATTCCCCCCCAAATGTCCTCAAGTGTCACAGTCTTAGCAATAGCAGCTGATAAAATACTTGACATTACCAGTCCAGAACATCCACTGGGTATGTctcaaaagaaaaatagaacacaattCAAACCATTTAACCATTTAACTGTTACAGCTTGTAGATTTTGTTAGATGTAAATTTATTTCCCCAGTATTTTTCAGTGCTATTTGCAGCTGTTGCCTGTGTTATTTTCAACCCCATCTAAATTCTGATATAATTTCAACCTGTAGATGCAGGCTACAGGTTGCAGCTGGATCGACACCACATATTATCAGCCTAAATGCTCATGAAggcaaatgaaaaagaaaaataacacgtTCTTTAGTGATTTCGTTCATTACTGATAAGAACGATTCTGAAAGAAGTgcatttttgattgattgattacgcaggaaaaatgcaaaataaatatagGTTAAGTATGTGATTTTTGGATCCCAACTCATCTGATCTGCCAAGAAGAGAATATTTGTTTCAATCTGTCGCCGTAAGGAACACTGCTTCCTTGCTGCCAAGTAAAATTAATACATATCTAGTGTCAGCGCTATTGTGATATCATATAATGACATTTCAGTTTAACATTTCATATTATTGCCAAAAAGAGACTGGGGCAAAATCCCACGACGCAAATAGAAGCTTGATCAGGTACAGAAAGTGTCTGACATATAAAGAGCTATTTAAAACCCTCTACAGTCAAGTaactttaaagatttaataggagagagagacaaagaaaaaaaccaaacattttgaCGCGCGTCCGCATCATTTCCATCTTTCTCTTTTCATCTGAAATCCTCGATGTGCTGACTTTTAGTTAGGTTTCAGTAAAATTATATAACGCACAAATCTCGCATCTCGGACGGCTGACAAAGTAGCACACTTACCCGACGAAGATTTCTCAGCTTTAAGATGCGCAGTACGAGCGCAGAGGATATCCAGCGCGGAGCTCCTGTGCGCCTCTGGAGAGATGCGCGCTGCTTCTCACACAAATGAACGCGTGCAGGTTTGTGAGCAGCAACTGTAGCCATGCAGCCGCCCTCTGAACCTTTCATCAGTACGTACAGAGGTGCGTTATAATTACTAATATGACTGTCTTCGTTgaaagcagtgtgtgtgtgtgtgtgtgggtgtgtgttgcCAGGTTATCAAAGGGGGCTGCCCGGCTGGAATTACTCGCCTTTATTAAACCTGACTGACAGCTCTGATCACTGAAGGAGCTCCTGACACCAAGTGCCTCCGTAGAAGGTAGTTTAACAAGTAAATCCCGAAAGAAGTCATGCACAGAGAGTCTCCTACAATACCTGCAGCATAAAGAGAATTTACAGTTCCAGCTTCTCGAGTCCAAGTTGGTGCTAATGATTGCTGTTATTAAGGattgccattttaaaaaatcacagttaTAACTCACAAgtgaagcagattttttttttattttttatgcccATTCACAAAAGGTCACACTCCAATCAGGATTAATGCCACACAACTGCCACAGTGGCTCTTAATGCTTGAACCGTCACCCTTTTTATGGtcacaaatatttgtaaaaggGACACAGGGGCACAGTGATAAGAAAGTGACGTAATGTCATGTTGAGAGGCCTTTGTGTGGAGGACAATCAGAGATGGCGCTCTTAAGGCACGgggcttcatttgtgcaaaatgactcgCTGTTCTTTAATGGATTGCTTCTGAATCATCAGCTTAGCGTGAAGCCAGATGACCAGGCCTGGTAGTGGGAGGAGATCCTGATGTGAAGTTCATTTTGGATGTTGTATACAGTGAGGTTTTGCCATGTTTCTAAGAGTTTGATTGTAATCAGTGGAGGTAAGTCCTCCTCAGTTTCTGCAGGAGACGTAACTTCTTGACCCCCAAACTAAGgtctgaagaagcctcttggatgagaggtgaaacatcttcaggaACCTACaggagaagtccagttgatttctgcTGAAGTTCCTATGGTTACCATTACCTGAATGActaagaatctacacagacaagGAGCTCTGATAGAAATTTTCAGGATTTGTTGTAAAACATTGGGAAGGATGCAAGTACAAGAGAAATGTACAGCTTGACATTGTGTTATTGTTCAAAAGACTTCTCAAGGTGAATTTCCAAGGCAAACTTCCGTGTAGCAGACTTGAGGCTCCTTGTTGAGTCGATAGGACGCACTTAAGGTGGGGAGACAAAAGCTGAGGCACATTTCAAAAAGAAACTCTGCTCAGTTTGATCACAAAAGGTTTGGATATTTGTCTGACATTTCTAGCATTTGTAAAGGGCTTTACTGGGTTTTCAGTTGAGAGAGCCTTATCCAGTCAAGCTGTGTACAGAACAAAATCTCACAGTGAGAAATAACAACCTGCATTCGTTTTTTGCCGCTTTTTGTTGTCACAAACTAAAACTTATTCATTTAGGTGGGAACGACACTTTAGCCAACAGCTGGTGGGCACAGTAACAGTATACAGTAGCAATAACATCCGTTGCATTTTTAGGACTGTGCATTTTTTAGACTGCTTGTCTCTGAGGCCAGACACCAGCGTGAGGAAAACTAAATTTCAGAGTCTGAGCAATACAGAAGAAGATGATGTGATGAGTCACTGTGGTGCTTTTCACCAACCTGCTGACAGACTTACATTGCAGACAAAACATTCAGCCTTCAAACCCTGTGGACTATAGGTAACTATTGATCTGATAAAAAATGTATGAGAAAAGACTTTCGGTGTATTCGGACATGGCCCTCATTGTCATGTAAGTCATCAGTATTACAAAAGGACAATGATCATTTCATGAATGGCAGATCCAAACATTAATGCTGAATTTTCGAAGGATACAGAAACCAGTTTGTTTCGAACTAACATGCAGTATGAATTACTTATTGTTCCACAAcctggatttattttttctgtggcTTTGTTTATAAGTTAAAGGAATTCTTGTCAAGGATAGGTGAGAAACACAGACGTATCAGGCAAAGTGTATCAAAGCAAGTTTATTACAAGAATCTTTGGAAATGCTGCCCACAAGTGAGCTTAGCTGAGGATTGGATTAGGAAAGAGAACAGGAGCAAGAACTTCGCTGAGACCTGGGAATTCAGGGAATCCAGGCAGAGGCTGGGATGAGGACCTGGGCTAAAGCTGACTGGGTTTGCAGTGGAGAACCTGGCAGTAAGTGAGTCCAGAGAGGGTTTCCAGGGCAGCAGCAGGGAAAAAAGAGGAAGGTCAAGCAAACCGCAAGCCGAGCAAACAGGAGATAGCAGAGAATAATACAGAATGTGCAGATGGTTGGACTGTGTGTTGGCAATGAGTGGAGATGTGAGCCGGGCTTTTATGGCAGATGAGGGTAGTGAGTAACAGGTGACCTGAACTCTTCCACTGCTGTTTCCACCCGTTCGATTAACACACCCACTCACAGTAGAGACTGCCAGGTAGGCAGAAGAGGAAGTTCTCCCAAATCTGATTCTGATTTGTAGCACTCTCCTGCATATACAGCATGATGAAATAACAACATGAACTCATTTAGTATgtatttaataattaattactCCATTTTTTAGTGACACTTTCAGACATGGATAGCAGCCCTCCTAGCCAAAGACCtatttgaagcatttttttttcttaaacgaCTGCTCAAGGTCTCCTTGAATATTCAAGGCAAGTTTCGGTGCAGCAGAATTGAAGCTTTTTGTGAAGTCAATAGGAGCCTGACGGCGGTGAGACAAAAGCTGAGGCACATCTCAAAAAATACCTCTGCTCAGTTTGATCACAACGGGTTCTGATATTTGTCTGACATTTCTTAGAATTGTGAAGAGCttgactgtgtttttattcaagGCAATATCAAACAGAGTTATTCAGTCAGTCTGTGTACACTATAAAAATTTCAGAGGACCATttcatgacagaaaaaaaactattaaaatgtattagttTTGGGGGGTTTTGTTGTCACAAACTACAAATCTGTGACTTGTTCAATCCTTTTGCTCCAAATCATACAATGTATTGTCCAGGCAGAAATATCTCACCAACTGCTGAATAGATTGCAATGAAATTCTGTACATCCATGATCCTCAGAGGATAAATCTTGGTGATTTTGATGATCCTCTGACTTTTTTCCTAGTGCCATCATTAAGCTGGCAATTGTGATTTGAAATGAACTGTCTACTATTGGAAATATTGCAGTGACATTTGGAAATATACAAAAATTAGCCCTCAACTATCATTTGatcaatgttttattatttttgtttattaccAAAAACTACTTTGTgtttagagctacacagctaaTGAGAAAAGGTTATCATTCTAACACTCTAAATTAAAAAGGTGTATACGGCAAACAGTTCACCTACAGAACACCGCTGTGGTTGTGAGTGTGAAGTGATTTGCATGCTGACACACAGAGTACCACTGTTAGATGACATTTACAGGCCAACTAAACAAGTCATGACTCTTTTGTGAAGGGCATTCAGGCTTTTCATAGTTTAGTAGAACAGCTTGCACATACAAAATCATTGTTAATGCAGAAGATGATGTAACTCAGTTAATTTCTGTGCTGTTTCTGCTTCACTTGAAATGATTGTTTTGTTGCCATACAATCTGACAGTAATTGCCATTCAGACTGTATTATTTTCTCTTTGGGTTTGAGGTTAATTGTCCACTCCAGAATTGGACCAGGGGAACACCTGACATCAGTTTCTCCTGGTTTTGAAAGGCTGCTCTGTGGGATGCAGTGTGGCCCACATTTACTGCATTGATTAACATCATGCTGTGACATTTTAGTGCTCAGACAAAGTTCAATAAACAATTAAGTTGACTGCTACAATATCTGGTGTGAATACCACAGTCAGGGTTACAATCAATGTTGCTGCAAaacactgtatgtatttgtgtatgtTATTTTATAAACAAGGGGGCTTCACCTTGTATTAATAAGGAAGTGAGGAAAATTTCATTGTCTCATTAGAAAGAAATCATCTTCTTATTTGGAGACTGATCTCCTTTCTGTGAGACAGCAGTGCTAATTACTGCACCGCTGTAGCCCCCTGTGAAGCTATCATAACACACCAAACATTTATTAGGATGCTAAAGGAGTATGAATAAAACTTACATGTAAACAAAGGtgcactgaaaaggaaaataaaaaaaaacatttgccaaATATGtcagcagtgtttcctctacatttacTCATCACATTAGCAACCTCCAAGTTACACCGAAAATTAACAGAACTTCCTGCAGCGCCGTCTGTCACAGTCCACTGCTCATCTAAACTATGTCAAACTCTGCCCAACAGTAGATCTACCAAGTCTGATGAGATACACAAAGAGAAGCAACATATATACAGagatttgtttatgttttaatgAGATTTGCAACAAATCAATGGAAAGCTGAAGTTGTGTAGATTTTAGAAGTGAGCCAACTCTGAAAACAACTGAACTTCAGTAACAACTGAAAACTTGAGAATTGAATGTGATGGCTGAGATCAAACTGATATTGTGCGGGTATATTTATAAGCTGGTTAAGTTTTCTTTTGGATCATACTGTTCAACCAGATAAAGGTcagagtgagtgagagagagagagaaagagcattTTAAGATCCTAAACTAGATCTGACTGAGACCAGACGGAGGCTATTTCATCAGGTGAAAGAGGATATCTTCGGATTTCCTCTGAGTTAACATTCATTATTACATATTAGCTAGATGTTTGAAAGTGAGAAGCCATCATGGATGTGAGTGTCCCTGTTATGAGTCACACCTTAGGATGGCTCACATTAGAGATATGATGTCTTGTTTCTGCTTGCTCAGGCAGCACCTACAATAATCTGGAATCAATACAGAGAAAATTAGCATGGACCTTGACATGAAATTTAAATTCATGACGTGGTTTTGCATTTGGTAGTGGTGGCTGGAGTAGAggatactgaaaaaaaaaaaggtttccaTGGAACACAGAGACATCTTGTTCTACATATCTCTGTAAATACATCCTGGCTTTTCATGACTGCATTCAGTGTGCACATGCACCTGCTGTTTACAAAACAGCAATTTAGAAATCATTAATTTGTCATTCCTGTAACCACTAACCATAATTAATT
Above is a genomic segment from Amphiprion ocellaris isolate individual 3 ecotype Okinawa chromosome 6, ASM2253959v1, whole genome shotgun sequence containing:
- the prlhr2a gene encoding prolactin releasing hormone receptor 2a translates to MEDTGSGWAAELTPPYVMPDVNGNDSGQVFEVALQNGSSKRSSQFVGVELLQSFKLLIIPCYALVALVGVFGNYLLLYVICRTRKMHNVTNFFIGNLAFSDMLMCATCVPFTLAYAFNPHGWVFGRFMCYLVYLIQPVTVYVSVFTLTAIGVDRYYATVHPLKKRISVLACTYLLSGIWLLSCGLVAPAVAHTYHVEFKKEGFTICEEFWMGQERERLAYAYSTLFITYVLPLSALCISYLCISVKLRNCVVPGHHTQSQAEAQRMRKRKTFRLVSLVVAAFGICWMPISVFNVLRDIDIDLIDKRYFLLIQLLCHLCAMSSSCCNPFLYAWLHGRFRAELRKMFTCRRRIGISANNCATASVVL